The Sphingobium sp. JS3065 genomic sequence GCGCCAAACGAGAGCCCGATGCCGATAAAGATATGCTGTGCGAGGATTCCCCAGGTGAAGGGGATGATCATCCCCGCGAACTCGTCGAGGGTCCAGAAGCCGATAAGCTCCGGATCGTCGAGCCGACGGGGAATGATGTACCGATCGTTCATGATGACGCGCGCCCTCCTGTCCGCCGCCGTCAGATGACGGCGGTGACGACCGAAGTGACGATTGGCACGCCCGTGCCGACGCCGATGCCGACGCCAACCGGGACCGCGATCTGCGACAGGGTGAACCGGCCCGAGGCGAGGCCGATGAGTCCGCCCGCGAGGCTCAGCACGGTGATGATCTTGCCGCCCGAGCCTTCGAGAAAGTCGGTGAACTTGGTCAGTGCCGGGGCGAAGGTGGTGTCCGCGCCGGCATAAGCGGCGCTCGCTGCAAGCGCAGCCACCGCGACCGGGAGAACGAGGCTGGCAGCCTGGGTGAAGCGAGGGGCGCTGAGGCGCCGGGGGAGGGCAAGTGCAGGCATGAAGAAAGCTCCGGTTGGAGGGTTGGACACAGCGTCTTGCGTTCGCTGTGTGTTCTTCATGCATCTAGGAAAAGATCGTAGGAAAGTGTGAATGTGTGATGGGACCGAATTGCGGATGCATATGGACAAAAAGAATGTGGGGAGGTGACTGAAAGCGGCGGGATAGACGCATTATAGCCAATATATCGACGCTGGAATCGGCGGAGTGCGACGGCGAATCGCGGCGTGGCCATGTCTCATTTCAAATGGCCTAGAACCTAGATGTTCTATTATTGTTCTTTTCTGTTTCCTACAGGTAGGAGGCTGCGATATGCCTGCGAATCATGCGATCGTGATGGAGTGACGCGACGATGCCCAACCTGCCTTCCATGCCAGACGCGGCCAATGAGCGCCTTGCACGCACGCTGTGCTGCGCAGTGGATGGAGCGGGCAAGCCGCGACACCAGATTGCCCGCGAGGCCGGTATGCACAAGGACACGCTCCTGCGTGTCATCCGCGGCGAACGCCCGATCACACTGGATGAGGCAGCCCGGATCCTTGTGGCTTGCGGCGCTCCTGTGCGCGCCACTCTGGCGCTCGTACTCGCTGGGCATGAAGCGCTCGCCGCGCAGTGGATGCACCATGAGATGGGAGCCTTCCTCGACGAGTTCTTCTCCGTGCTGCCAGGCGAGTTGCACGAAGCGCTCGGCGACAGGATTGGTGATTTGAGACCGCGTTGGGCGATAGGCACTTCGCGCCTGGTTGCGCGCATGTTGTCCAAGCATATCGATGAATTTGCCGATCGCGACCTGTCGCTCGCGATCGGCAGGTGAGGGGGAGGCAACGATCGGAGGGGAACCCGACGATTGCTTTGTCCAAGGATTTTCTCATGGCTCCCACTCAATTGAATACTGACTCGTCAGCTTCGCTTGCACCGGACATCATCCCGGCTCCGCCTGCGCCGCGGCTCATTCGCCTGCCCGAAGTGATGGCGCGTGTCGGAATGAAACGTTCAGCGATTTACCAACGGATGAGCGAAGGTCGATTTCCGAAATCCCGTTCGCTTGGCCCCAAATGTGCCGTCTGGGTCGAGAAGGAAATCGAGGAATGGATTGATCAGGTGGTCAGGTTTGGCAACCATCCGTGAGAGCGCGCTGCTGGCAGGAAGGAAGTTGCAGTTCCGCCAGCGAGCGGTTTTTCAGGCTTAAAAGGCAGAGGCGTGGCTGGGTTCAAACACAACCACGCCCCAATATATTTCCGCCCTGGAGCTTAAGGATCAGGAACCGGCCTTCTCGATCCTAGTGACGGTTCCCGCCTTGCCATCCCAGTCGATCTCGAAGTTGACCTTGTCGCCGACCTTGATGCCCGCGAGCAGTTCCGGCTTTATGGCAAAGCCCATCTTCATGGCAGGCCACTGAAGTTCCGCGATGTCGCCGTGATCGAGCGTCACCATGCCCTTGGCCGCGTCGATCTCGGTCACAGTCCCGACGCCCATGCCGTGCTTCATTTCGGCCGCCATCGGCATTTCGGCCATGCTGCCGGAACTGGCAGCGGCGATTTCTGGCGATTTTGGCGCTTCTGCTTCCTTCTTGCACGCGGCGAGTGACACCACAGCCAAGAGGCTGGACGCAACAATAAGCGATTTCTTCACTTCACTTCTCCTTCGGGTTGAATGGGGGTTTGGGATTTGCGGCGCATCAGCAGATAGGCTGCCGGGATAATGAGCATCGAAAGCAATGGCGCGGTCAGCATTCCGCCGACCACGGGTGCGGCGATCCGGCTCATCACTTCGGACCCGGTGCCGGTGCCGACCAGGATCGGGAAGAGCCCCGCGAGGATCACCGCGACCGTCATCGCTTTGGGCCGGACACGCAGCAGCGCGCCTTCTCGGACGGCGGCAGCGACATCGCCGTCCTGACGGTCAACAAGCGCGTGTTTCAGATAGATCAACATCACCACGCCGAACTCGGCGGCCACGCCCGCCAGCGCGATGAACCCCACGCCGCTTGCGACCGACTGGTTATAGCCGAGCAGATAGAGCAGCCACAGCCCGCCGGTCAGCGCAAACGGCAACGTGCCCATGATGAGCAAAGCCTCGTCCCAGCGGCGAAACGTCAGGTAAAGCAGCGCGAAGATGATCGCCAGCGTGACGGGTACGACGATCTTCATCCGCTCGGTCGCGCGCACGAGGAACTCGAACTGGCCGGTGTACGATACGCTGATGCCGGGCGGGAGTTTGACTTGGCGCGCGATTGCCGTCTGCATGTCCCCTACCAGAGTTTGAAGATCGCGCCCGCGCCCATCGACATAGATCCAGGTAACCGGTCTTCCGTTTTCGCTCCTGAGCATCGGCGGACCATCGCTGATCCGCACATCGGCAACAGTGCCGAGGGTGATCTGTTGACGTGAGGGCGTGAGCACCGGCAGATTGATGATGTCATCAAGACTGTCGCGGATTTCGCGGGGATAGCGCACGCTGATCGGAAAACGCGCCAGCCCCTCGACCGTCTGCCCAATGCTCTCGCCGCCGATCGCGCCTGAGACCACCGCCTGAACATCAGCGACATTGAGGCCGTAACGTGCCGCCGCCGCGCGATTGATGTCGACATCGATATAGCGTCCGCCGGTGAGCCGCTCGGCCAGCGCCGAGGCGACCCCCGGCACGGTCTTGACCACCTGTTCGATCCGCTTCGAGGTGCGATCAATCTCGGCCAGGTCGGAGCCTGCCACCTTGATTCCCACCGGGCTCTTGATGCCTGTGGCCAGCATGTCGATGCGATTGCGGATCGGCGGGATCCAGAAGTTGGCGAGGCCGGGCACTTTGACCCTCGCATCCAGCTCCTCGATCAGCTTCTCCTGCGTCATGCCGGGTCGCCACTCGGATTGCGGCTTGAACCGGATGGTCGTCTCGAACATCTCGAGCGGAGCGGGGTCGGTAGCGGTATCGGCGCGGCCAGCCTTGCCGAACACGCTCTCGACTTCGGGCACGGTCTTGATCAGCCGGTCGGTCTGCTGGAGCAGCAGCGATGCCTTGGCCGCCGAAATGCCGGGGAGTGCCGAAGGCATGTAGAGCAAATCGCCCTCATTCATCTGCGGCATGAACTCGCCGCCAAGCCGGGTCATCGGCCACAGGCTCGTGGCAAAGATCAGGACGGCGATCACCAGTGCCTTCTTTGGCCGATCGAGTACCCAATCCAGCGCAGGGCGGTAGGCGCGGGTCAGCCAGCGGTTGGCCGGATTGGCGTCTTCGCTGGGGATTTTCCCGCGGATCATCAGGCCCATCAGCACCGGGATCAGCGTGATCGACAGCAATGCTGCCGCTGCCATCGCATAGGTCTTGGTGAAGGCGAGCGGCGAGAACAGCCGGCCCTCCTGGCCCTGCAACGAGAAAATCGGAATGAACGAGAAGGTGATGATCAGCAGGCTGAGGAACAGCGCCGGGCCGACTTCCGCCGCGGCATCGGTGATGATCCGCCAGCGCGTCGGGTTATCCGGCTCGCTGCCAGGATGGTCATGGTGCCAGCGTTCGAGATGCTTGTGGGCATTCTCGATCATCACCACTGCCGCATCGACCATCGCGCCGACGGCAATGGCAATGCCGCCCAATGAGAGGATATTGGCGTTCAATCCCTGCGCCCGCATGACGATAAAGGCGATGAGGATACCCAGCGGCAGGGTGAGAATCGCAACCAGCGCCGAGCGCGCGTGCCACAGGAACAGCGCACAGACGAGCGCGACGATGATGAACTCTTCGATCAGCTTGCTGGTGAGGTTTTCCACCGCGCGGTCGATCAGGCCGGAGCGGTCGTAAGTCGTGACGACCTCGACGCCGGCCGGGAGGCTTTTCTTGAGTTCGTCGAGCCTGGTCTTGACGCCCTCGATCACTTCACGGGCATTCTTGCCCTGCCGCATGACTATGACGCCGCCCGCGACCTCGCCCTGGCCATTAAGTTCGGCGATCCCGCGCCGCATGTCGGGGCCGATCTGGACCGTCGCCACATCCCCCAGCATCACCGGAATGCCGCCCGCGGCCGTGCGGATGGGCACGCTGCGGAAATCGTCGAGTGTCTTCAGGTAGCCGCTGGCCCGAACGGTATATTCGGCCTCGGCCATTTCGACCGTGGCGCCGCCGGTTTCCTGATTGGCGCGCTTCAAGGCATCGGCCACTTCCGTCGCCGTGACGCCATAAGCCGCCAGCTTCTGCGGATCGACCACGACCTGATACTGCCTGACCATGCCGCCGATGCTGGCGACCTCGGCGACACCGGGAACAGCCTTCAACTCGTAGCGCAGGAACCAGTCCTGGATCGAACGCATTTGCGCCAGATCGTGCCGTCCGGTCTTGTCGACCAGTGCATATTCGTAAATCCAGCCCACGCCCGTTGCGTCCGGCCCAAGCGAGGCTTTGGCCCCTTCGGGCAGACGGCTCTGCACCTGGCTCAGATATTCGAGCACGCGGCTGCGCGCCCAGTAGAGGTCGGTGCCGTCGTCGAACAGGACATAGACGAAGCTGTCGCCGACGAAGGAATAGCCGCGCACAACGCGTGCGCCGGGAACCGAGAGCATCGTCGAGGTGATCGGATAGGTGACCTGGTTCTCGACAATTTGCGGGGCTTGCCCTGGGTAGGTGGTGCGGATGATGACCTGCACATCGGAGAGATCGGGCAGGGCATCGACCGGAGTGCTCCTGACGGCCGCCACCCCGATGATCGTCAGCACCAGTGCGGCCGCGAGCACCAGCCCGCGCGCCGCAACCGAGGCGCGAATGATCCTGGCGATCATCGGCCACCCTCCAGCGGCCGCACGGCGATACCGGTCAGGCTCGCTTCGGAATCGAGCAGGAACTGCCCTGATGCGACGACCTTCTCGCCAGTGCCAAGTCCGGCAAGCACCTCGGTCTTGCCGCTGCCTTCACGGCCTGTCCTGACTTCCGCCGGATGATAGCGGCCGTCGCCCGTCGCCAGCATGACGATGTTTCGCGTGCCGGTGCGGATAACCGCTTCGCTCGGCACCAGCAGTGCAGGCTTTGCGTCCCCGCCCAGCGTAACCTGAGCGAACATACCGGGGCGCAGGCGGCCACCCCGATTGGCAAGCTCGATACGCACTGTCAGCGTGCGACTGTCGGTCTGCGTGGTAGGCAGAATGGCAATCACCCGCCCGCCAAAGTTCTCACCCGGGAAAGCGGTGAGTGCCGCTGCCGCATTTTGCCCGACCCTGACGCTCCCGGCCTGCGCTTCGGGAACGGCGGCATTGAGCCAGACAGTCCCGATGCCAGTGACTTGCGCGAGCGTCTGTCCCTGCGCCAGGGTCACACCTTGCCGGGCATCGAGCGATTGGATTACGCCTGTGATCGGCGAGGTGATCGTCACTGTGCCATTGGTGCGGCCTGTCCGCTCAACCTGAGTGATCAGGTTGTCGGACATGCCCATCAGCCGCAACCGCTGCCGCGCGGCTGCCAATAGTTCAGGCTTGCCGAGCCGCTTGACACTGAGGAACTCGGTTTGAGCACCGCCCCACTCGGGCAATTGCACATCGGCGATGGGTGCGCCCGCGCCGATCACAT encodes the following:
- the traL gene encoding type IV conjugative transfer system protein TraL — encoded protein: MNDRYIIPRRLDDPELIGFWTLDEFAGMIIPFTWGILAQHIFIGIGLSFGAWFALRKAKAGRASSWVLHAAYWYLPAGLTGLRMTPPSHCRLLAG
- a CDS encoding helix-turn-helix domain-containing protein — translated: MPNLPSMPDAANERLARTLCCAVDGAGKPRHQIAREAGMHKDTLLRVIRGERPITLDEAARILVACGAPVRATLALVLAGHEALAAQWMHHEMGAFLDEFFSVLPGELHEALGDRIGDLRPRWAIGTSRLVARMLSKHIDEFADRDLSLAIGR
- a CDS encoding AlpA family transcriptional regulator, which gives rise to MAPTQLNTDSSASLAPDIIPAPPAPRLIRLPEVMARVGMKRSAIYQRMSEGRFPKSRSLGPKCAVWVEKEIEEWIDQVVRFGNHP
- a CDS encoding copper-binding protein, which encodes MKKSLIVASSLLAVVSLAACKKEAEAPKSPEIAAASSGSMAEMPMAAEMKHGMGVGTVTEIDAAKGMVTLDHGDIAELQWPAMKMGFAIKPELLAGIKVGDKVNFEIDWDGKAGTVTRIEKAGS
- a CDS encoding efflux RND transporter permease subunit produces the protein MIARIIRASVAARGLVLAAALVLTIIGVAAVRSTPVDALPDLSDVQVIIRTTYPGQAPQIVENQVTYPITSTMLSVPGARVVRGYSFVGDSFVYVLFDDGTDLYWARSRVLEYLSQVQSRLPEGAKASLGPDATGVGWIYEYALVDKTGRHDLAQMRSIQDWFLRYELKAVPGVAEVASIGGMVRQYQVVVDPQKLAAYGVTATEVADALKRANQETGGATVEMAEAEYTVRASGYLKTLDDFRSVPIRTAAGGIPVMLGDVATVQIGPDMRRGIAELNGQGEVAGGVIVMRQGKNAREVIEGVKTRLDELKKSLPAGVEVVTTYDRSGLIDRAVENLTSKLIEEFIIVALVCALFLWHARSALVAILTLPLGILIAFIVMRAQGLNANILSLGGIAIAVGAMVDAAVVMIENAHKHLERWHHDHPGSEPDNPTRWRIITDAAAEVGPALFLSLLIITFSFIPIFSLQGQEGRLFSPLAFTKTYAMAAAALLSITLIPVLMGLMIRGKIPSEDANPANRWLTRAYRPALDWVLDRPKKALVIAVLIFATSLWPMTRLGGEFMPQMNEGDLLYMPSALPGISAAKASLLLQQTDRLIKTVPEVESVFGKAGRADTATDPAPLEMFETTIRFKPQSEWRPGMTQEKLIEELDARVKVPGLANFWIPPIRNRIDMLATGIKSPVGIKVAGSDLAEIDRTSKRIEQVVKTVPGVASALAERLTGGRYIDVDINRAAAARYGLNVADVQAVVSGAIGGESIGQTVEGLARFPISVRYPREIRDSLDDIINLPVLTPSRQQITLGTVADVRISDGPPMLRSENGRPVTWIYVDGRGRDLQTLVGDMQTAIARQVKLPPGISVSYTGQFEFLVRATERMKIVVPVTLAIIFALLYLTFRRWDEALLIMGTLPFALTGGLWLLYLLGYNQSVASGVGFIALAGVAAEFGVVMLIYLKHALVDRQDGDVAAAVREGALLRVRPKAMTVAVILAGLFPILVGTGTGSEVMSRIAAPVVGGMLTAPLLSMLIIPAAYLLMRRKSQTPIQPEGEVK
- a CDS encoding efflux RND transporter periplasmic adaptor subunit, whose amino-acid sequence is MNMEVSTAARWRAGILAAVLIAGGGGYWLGQRGNGEAAPATASEGARKALYYYDPMFPNQKFDKPGKSPFMDMQLVPKYADEGAGGTAAQGVSIDPAAMQNLGIRVVAAEMGNLSATLIATGNIDFNQRDVAIVQARSGGFVSRVYGRAPGDVIGAGAPIADVQLPEWGGAQTEFLSVKRLGKPELLAAARQRLRLMGMSDNLITQVERTGRTNGTVTITSPITGVIQSLDARQGVTLAQGQTLAQVTGIGTVWLNAAVPEAQAGSVRVGQNAAAALTAFPGENFGGRVIAILPTTQTDSRTLTVRIELANRGGRLRPGMFAQVTLGGDAKPALLVPSEAVIRTGTRNIVMLATGDGRYHPAEVRTGREGSGKTEVLAGLGTGEKVVASGQFLLDSEASLTGIAVRPLEGGR